A section of the Cutibacterium granulosum genome encodes:
- the mptB gene encoding polyprenol phosphomannose-dependent alpha 1,6 mannosyltransferase MptB, with product MLLVGALTPAYLPANSPWWPRLSRVGMSGVTWQVIGSALAITGVIVLVDAWLRLRPGLQASTVDARAKHWTVLAVWILPLLAAPPIFSHDAYSYAAQGWLMENDINPYEGYPGLLPGVFADQVAQEWRFTRTPYGPLSLQLQHDIVRLAGFHPYWSAVMMRIPALVGVVLIGVFLPRLARRTGHDASFAAWFGALNPLLVVDFVGGAHNDSFMMGLMVFGLWLATTASWAWIPAAVVIGASAAVKQPAVMAAVALPFIVHPMPSWRPRHVATALGRVVGSLAGAAGSFALITWRTGLGFGWYHAADVPGRVMTVSPSTLIGLAIRSVLTWFGRYGAATSVVGVTHTIGVGIGAVILVWLAVRKLPRRPLAFLAWGFFAVALTGPALHSWYVLWGALLLPLVAGASRYLHGAVWVTVGLLAYDAINLSWRNGVIALGVAAAVFLAVYLTWYTRRNGSWHPGRHNHGHHQQHEGETS from the coding sequence ATGTTGCTCGTGGGTGCGCTCACGCCTGCCTACCTGCCGGCGAACTCCCCGTGGTGGCCCCGGCTGAGCCGGGTTGGCATGAGCGGTGTCACCTGGCAGGTCATCGGGTCGGCACTGGCGATCACCGGGGTCATCGTGCTGGTCGACGCCTGGCTGCGGCTGCGCCCCGGGCTGCAGGCGAGCACCGTGGATGCACGGGCGAAGCACTGGACCGTACTGGCGGTGTGGATCCTGCCACTGCTCGCCGCGCCGCCGATCTTCAGTCACGACGCCTACTCCTACGCCGCCCAGGGGTGGCTCATGGAGAACGACATCAACCCCTACGAGGGGTACCCGGGGCTGTTGCCCGGTGTCTTCGCCGACCAGGTTGCCCAGGAGTGGCGATTCACGCGCACCCCCTACGGGCCGCTCAGCCTGCAGCTCCAGCACGACATCGTGCGACTGGCTGGGTTCCACCCGTACTGGTCTGCGGTGATGATGCGCATACCGGCGCTCGTCGGCGTCGTCCTCATCGGTGTGTTCCTGCCACGGCTGGCGCGGCGAACCGGTCATGACGCCTCGTTCGCCGCGTGGTTCGGCGCCCTCAACCCGCTGCTCGTCGTCGACTTCGTCGGAGGTGCCCACAACGACTCCTTCATGATGGGTCTCATGGTGTTCGGCCTGTGGCTGGCCACCACGGCCAGCTGGGCGTGGATTCCCGCGGCTGTGGTGATCGGTGCCTCGGCAGCCGTCAAGCAGCCGGCCGTCATGGCTGCCGTGGCCCTGCCGTTCATCGTCCATCCGATGCCCAGCTGGCGTCCTCGGCACGTCGCGACCGCCCTGGGACGCGTCGTGGGCTCACTCGCCGGTGCCGCGGGCTCGTTCGCCCTCATCACCTGGCGCACGGGTCTGGGGTTCGGCTGGTACCACGCCGCCGACGTGCCGGGCAGGGTGATGACGGTGTCGCCGTCCACCCTCATCGGTCTGGCCATCCGATCCGTTCTCACGTGGTTCGGGCGCTATGGTGCCGCCACCTCGGTGGTCGGCGTCACACACACCATCGGTGTCGGCATCGGCGCCGTCATCCTCGTGTGGTTGGCGGTGCGGAAGTTGCCACGGCGTCCGCTGGCTTTCCTGGCTTGGGGGTTCTTCGCCGTGGCTCTCACCGGTCCGGCCCTGCACTCCTGGTACGTCCTGTGGGGGGCGCTTCTGCTCCCGTTGGTGGCCGGAGCGTCACGATACCTGCACGGTGCGGTGTGGGTGACGGTCGGATTGCTGGCCTATGACGCCATCAATCTGTCCTGGCGAAATGGTGTCATCGCCCTGGGAGTGGCGGCAGCCGTCTTTCTCGCGGTGTACCTCACGTGGTACACCCGTCGTAACGGCTCATGGCATCCCGGCCGTCACAACCATGGGCATCATCAACAACATGAGGGAGAGACGTCATGA
- a CDS encoding NADH-quinone oxidoreductase subunit C, with protein MTDSQERRVRAESWRDDVSQALQEGYTWLYQLTAVDGIGGELGSVIEILLRLEDSAGRSLVIQTAVPRDRAELPAIDDLIAGAAWYQREVHDQFGVVFTAADMTPLLVHPQALADHHQPLGEHQSAPAAPLRKDVVLTARATTPWPGNVDDGAGGAATSRAGGRSARSGRRRRGTALGVPDAQTLAKLRAGREVSAEDIVSSMTSGRRRRR; from the coding sequence ATGACCGATTCCCAGGAACGCCGTGTGCGGGCCGAATCGTGGCGCGACGACGTGAGCCAGGCCCTCCAGGAGGGCTACACCTGGTTGTACCAGCTCACCGCCGTCGACGGCATCGGTGGTGAACTCGGCTCGGTGATCGAGATACTGCTGCGACTGGAGGACTCCGCAGGTCGCAGCCTCGTCATCCAGACCGCGGTGCCTCGTGATCGGGCGGAACTACCGGCCATCGACGATCTCATTGCCGGAGCCGCCTGGTACCAGCGCGAGGTGCACGACCAGTTCGGTGTCGTCTTCACCGCAGCCGACATGACGCCCCTCCTCGTCCACCCGCAAGCTCTCGCCGATCATCACCAGCCGCTCGGTGAGCACCAGTCGGCACCAGCCGCACCACTGCGCAAGGACGTCGTCCTCACGGCGCGCGCCACCACCCCTTGGCCCGGCAACGTCGACGATGGCGCCGGCGGCGCAGCAACCTCCAGAGCTGGTGGTCGCAGCGCCCGCAGCGGGAGACGTCGGCGCGGTACGGCACTCGGGGTGCCGGACGCCCAGACCCTCGCCAAGCTCCGTGCCGGGCGAGAGGTCTCGGCCGAGGACATCGTCTCCTCGATGACATCCGGCCGTCGGAGGCGCCGATGA